A section of the Scleropages formosus chromosome 16, fSclFor1.1, whole genome shotgun sequence genome encodes:
- the LOC108925865 gene encoding zinc finger protein 324B-like, with product MSEAIAAFQAQLSGLMETVFKAAMYEIVRLVEDSFVEEVSRSREQVEALRKRLQWAEGRRREAARCAQCGRATVWGPEHGGPEGRGLKQEGGPEGRWSSCPREEGDPAAAKGPEEATAPSAVKALEPAGAKDRERDATLKEETREEVLCGVRLQGPSKPRVEGAEEPDSVHVQRKDGEAQWDCMEGLDRATQGVGETSLLSTPQEAHGHAAKALSLVGPQQCTGGSEMDKTAGGLRTAFAQAVGGPRGVSQVKLQLVAECLSTSRSLDCKPQSDSDGPATIKQEDVQLAEWGRDTRPEDAFVQEVTAETTQTETEVDLSSSEHVSRVLGTRSKWEEPPLQTGGQRHPLLGDPVAVRRGAERTTVELPADGAGGLYGKSSQGPARVCTTEKPPGSTHFGRSFAQVLGVKAVSKQPPHSCVQCGKSFSHSCHLKAHQQIHTGERPFVCTLCGRSFTKLSNLKAHRRVHTGERPYMCMDCGKRFTQKCNLKRHQRIHAAERLFTSAGPDPPERHGRTRGRRQRESSSPPSVPLESSTAAECHEPGQVRVDVAPVCHT from the exons ATGTCGGAGGCCATCGCGGCGTTCCAGGCGCAGCTCTCCGGCCTCATGGAGACCGTTTTCAAGGCGGCCATGTACGAGATCGTGCGCCTGGTGGAGGACAGCTTCGTGGAGGAGGTGTCCCGCAGCAGGGAGCAGGTGGAGGCGCTCCGGAAGCGGCTGCAGTGGGCCGAGGGCCGGCGGCGCGAGGCGGCGCGGTGCGCGCAGTGCGGCAGGGCGACGGTGTGGGGTCCCGAGCACG GTGGTCCTGAGGGGCGTGGCCTGAAGCAGGAGGGCGGTCCCGAGGGCAGGTGGAGCAGCTGTCCCAGGGAGGAGGGGGATCCCGCTGCCGCCAAGGGCCCGGAGGAGGCGACTGCACCCAGTGCGGTTAAGGCACTGGAG CCTGCAGGTGCGAAGGACAGAGAGCGAGATGCAACACTGAAAGAGGAGACGCGGGAAGAAGTGCTGTGCGGCGTCCGTCTCCAGGGCCCCTCGAAGCCCCGAGTGGAAG GTGCTGAGGAGCCCGATTCTGTCCATGTCCAGAGGAAGGATGGTGAGGCCCAGTGGGACTGCATGGAGGGGCTGGACAGGGCTACCCAGGGTGTGGGGGAAACCAGTCTGCTGTCCACACCACAGGAGGCCCACGGACACGCCGCTAAGGCACTCAGCCTGGTAGGACCTCAGCAGTGCACCGGAGGCTCTGAAATGGACAAGACAGCTGGTGGATTGAGGACGGCTTTTGCCCAGGCGGTTGGGGGTCCAAGGGGTGTGTCCCAGGTGAAGCTTCAGCTGGTTGCAGAGTGCCTGTCCACTTCCAGATCTCTAGATTGTAAACCGCAGAGCGACTCTGACGGACCTGCTACCATCAAGCAGGAGGATGTGCAGCTGGCAGAGTGGGGCAGGGACACCAGGCCAGAGGATGCGTTTGTCCAGGAAGTGACTGCAGAGACCACCCAAACTGAGACAGAGGTGGACTTGTCTTCCTCAGAACATGTGAGCAGGGTTCTGGGCACACGCTCCAAGTGGGAGGAGCCTCCGCTGCAGACTGGGGGTCAGAGACACCCTCTGCTAGGAGACCCCGTGGCGGTGAGGCGGGGTGCGGAGAGAACCACGGTAGAGTTGCCCGCCGATGGTGCTGGTGGTCTGTATGGGAAGAGTAGCCAGGGCCCCGCGAGGGTCTGCACCACAGAGAAACCTCCTGGTTCCACCCACTTTGGGCGGAGCTTCGCTCAGGTGCTCGGTGTGAAAGCGGTGTCGAAACAGCCCCCCCACAGCTGCGTCCAGTGCGGCAAAAGCTTCTCGCACTCGTGTCATCTGAAGGCCCACCAGCAGATCCACACGGGCGAGAGGCCGTTCGTGTGCACGCTCTGTGGGCGGAGCTTCACTAAGCTGAGCAACCTGAAGGCGCACCGGCGTGTGCACACAGGGGAGCGGCCCTACATGTGCATGGACTGCGGCAAGCGCTTCACGCAGAAGTGCAACCTCAAGAGGCACCAGCGCATCCACGCGGCCGAGAGACTCTTCACCT ctgcaggacCCGACCCCCCTGAGCGCCACGGGAGGACCCGAGGGCGTCGGCAGCGCGAGAGCTCCAGTCCCCCGAGCGTCCCGCTGGAAAGCTCTACCGCGGCCGAGTGCCATGAGCCGGGACAGGTGAGGGTGGACGTTGCTCCCGTGTGCCACACTTAA
- the LOC108925896 gene encoding zinc finger protein 252-like, which translates to MSEAIAAFQAQLSGLMETVFKAAMYEIVRLVEDSFVEEVSRSREQVEALRKRLQWAEGRRREAARCAQCGRATVWGPEHGGPEGRGLKQEGGPEGRWSSCPREEGDPAAAKGPEEVTAPSAVKALEQPALVEGEKPVPLKKEQGAPRSSREPQRWSMSAEGEEADASAADRDFSVETQPPRVDEWVSSANLEGRGSPRGHMAESTEQYRTRFAQEELSGLEDALETEPKAPFVSQVFDGEALRGQGPEEPQSAQLHYDAPGLLHTELGAVDDQSAAHLGFQRNRVTAFGERFRSRSASPRGDVDIGELSYLLINEDGYLQETDDSYWGQASVELASGEGQSGQRARGEELVPLHRDSDGRSESQDITSPGHCGERARSCSQCHVSFADLGALKAHMSSHRAPSAYTCTQCGKSFTQACNLKVHQRIHSREGLHLCSHCGKGFVSFADLKKHKCSHTSDKPYCCMLCGNKFSRLWNLKLHRRIHTQEKPHRCTQCEKSFTRADILKVHQRTHTGERPYCCTVCGLSFKRLDHLKSHQRKHRPQQT; encoded by the exons ATGTCGGAGGCCATCGCGGCGTTCCAGGCGCAGCTCTCCGGCCTCATGGAGACCGTTTTCAAGGCGGCCATGTACGAGATCGTGCGCCTGGTGGAGGACAGCTTCGTGGAGGAGGTGTCCCGCAGCAGGGAGCAGGTGGAGGCGCTCCGGAAGCGGCTGCAGTGGGCCGAGGGCCGGCGGCGCGAGGCGGCGCGGTGCGCGCAGTGCGGCAGGGCGACGGTGTGGGGTCCCGAGCACG GTGGTCCTGAGGGGCGTGGCCTGAAGCAGGAGGGCGGTCCCGAGGGCAGGTGGAGCAGCTGTCCCAGGGAGGAGGGGGATCCCGCTGCCGCCAAGGGCCCGGAGGAGGTGACTGCACCCAGCGCGGTTAAGGCACTGGAG CAGCCAGCACTTGTGGAAGGGGAGAAGCCTGTGCCACTGAAGAAGGAGCAGGGGGCACCCAGGAGCAGCAGGGAGCCACAGCGGTGGAGTATGTCTGCAGAGG GGGAGGAAGCTGATGCTTCTGCAGCAGACAGAGATTTCAGTGTCGAGACGCAGCCGCCCCGTGTGGATGAGTGGGTTTCTTCTGCGAACCTAGAAGGCCGTGGGTCCCCGAGGGGCCACATGGCGGAGAGTACTGAGCAGTACAGGACCAGGTTCgcccaggaggagctcagcgGATTGGAGGATGCTCTTGAGACAGAGCCGAAGGCACCGTTTGTCAGCCAGGTGTTTGATGGCGAAGCGCTCAGAGGACAGGGTCCCGAAGAGCCACAGAGCGCACAACTGCACTACGATGCGCCAGGTCTCCTGCACACTGAGCTGGGAGCAGTTGATGACCAATCCGCCGCCCATCTGGGCTTCCAGCGGAACAGGGTGACTGCTTTCGGTGAGCGCTTCAGGTCCCGCTCTGCATCCCCCCGTGGTGATGTGGACATTGGGGAGCTCAGTTACCTCCTGATCAACGAGGATGGCTATTTGCAGGAGACGGACGACAGCTACTGGGGACAGGCAAGTGTGGAGTTGGCGAGCGGGGAGGGACAGTCGGGCCAGAGAGCCCGCGGTGAGGAGCTCGTGCCATTGCACAGGGATTCAGACGGGCGTTCGGAGAGCCAGGACATCACCTCGCCGGGACACTGCGGGGAACGAGCTCGCAGCTGCAGCCAGTGCCATGTGAGCTTTGCAGACCTGGGTGCTCTGAAGGCACACATGAGCAGCCACAGAGCGCCTTCCGCATACACGTGCACCCAGTGTGGGAAGAGCTTCACTCAGGCGTGCAATCTGAAGGTACACCAGCGCATCCACTCCAGGGAGGGGCTTCACCTGTGCAGCCACTGCGGCAAGGGCTTCGTCTCATTTGCTGACCTCAAGAAGCACAAGTGCAGCCACACGAGCGACAAGCCCTACTGCTGCATGCTGTGCGGCAACAAGTTCAGCCGCTTGTGGAACCTGAAGCTGCACCGCCGCATCCACACACAGGAGAAGCCGCACCGGTGCAcgcagtgtgagaagagctttACACGTGCCGACATCCTCAAGGTGCaccagcgcacacacactggcgaAAGACCCTACTGCTGCACCGTTTGTGGCCTGAGTTTCAAGCGCCTGGACCACCTGAAATCCCACCAGCGTAAACATAGGCCACAGCAGActtga